The Acidipropionibacterium virtanenii DNA segment CAGTTTCATGGCGACGCCGATGTTCATCATCGCCTGGACGGCCGTCCATGCGGTGACGGTGGCCGCCAGGGTCCGGCGGAACTGGGATCGCGATCGCATCGCCACCCGGATGCCGGCCCACACCAGCAGGCTGAACAGGAGAAGCACCGCCAGGGTGCCCACCAGGCCCATCTCCTCGCCGAGCACCGCGAAGACGAAGTCGTTCTGGGCGCCGTCGTAGAGCCCTCCCCACTTCTGCCGGGAGCCCCCGATCCCCACCCCCCACCAGCCGCCGGTGGCCAGCGCGAAGATGGCGCTGAGCGGCTGCTGGGAGGCGTCGGGATCGGCCCCGGGGTGCAGGAACAGGGTGATCCGCCGCATCCGGTACGGGGTCGTCACGACCGCGGCCGCGACAACGAGCCCGGCAGCGGCCAACAGTCCCAGGATGTATCGCTTCTGAATGCCGAAGGCCCACATCTGGGCGATGAGGACGGCACCGATGATGAGAGCCGTGCCCAGGTCTCCCTGGGCGATGACCAGGACGGCGACCACGCCGTAGAGTCCCAGATAGATCGCCAGATGCCGGAACTGACCCAGATCCTCACGGCGGGCGGCCAGGTAGACGGATCCGACCATGATCACCGCCAGCTTGGCGAACTCGGAGGGTTGAAGGGTGATCGGGCCCAGCACCAGCCAGGACCGGTTGCCCTTGCCGGCGTCGCTTCCCAGGGGCGTGAACACCAGGATGAGCATCAGCACGGCACCGCAGTAGGCGACCC contains these protein-coding regions:
- the ftsW gene encoding putative lipid II flippase FtsW, coding for MGDSQEPLLAAPMLDQYVILVTTVLLAGIGALMSLSSSSVYAQSLDLGPYYFALRQLGFLAIGGIAAFIASRMGERLLRGFGWVAYCGAVLMLILVFTPLGSDAGKGNRSWLVLGPITLQPSEFAKLAVIMVGSVYLAARREDLGQFRHLAIYLGLYGVVAVLVIAQGDLGTALIIGAVLIAQMWAFGIQKRYILGLLAAAGLVVAAAVVTTPYRMRRITLFLHPGADPDASQQPLSAIFALATGGWWGVGIGGSRQKWGGLYDGAQNDFVFAVLGEEMGLVGTLAVLLLFSLLVWAGIRVAMRSRSQFRRTLAATVTAWTAVQAMMNIGVAMKLLPVVGVPLPFISIGGSALIANLVASGILLSCARHEPAAEAYREASRRSGPPRVTTVVDGSHRD